The sequence below is a genomic window from Gavia stellata isolate bGavSte3 chromosome 11, bGavSte3.hap2, whole genome shotgun sequence.
CTGAAGAGTGGGAGGCTCAGCAGGGAGTGATTTTCAGGAGAATAATTTCAGTCAGAAGTGGGCTACTTCTAATGAAGAACACTTTCAGTGAAAGATAGGAGACACTCCCATTTGACAAGACACTACAACCATAATCATAAAAACTCAGAAACTAGCATATGCCCAAACCAGAAAGTGCTCTAGCTGAGAGCAAGAATGGGAATTTCTGAAATCCACCACAAACCCTAACATACACTTCAAATTTATCTGCATTATGATGAgctatttcttctgcttattaATTGTTTCATTAATGATAGGTAGAGCATCTGCTGAAAGAGTAATCACGTTGTTTCTATACTGACAGCCTTGTGGATTGTTATCTTGCTTGGTTTtgagcagaagagaaacagggCGTAAAATACGGTCAGTATGCATGCATTTCAAACGAGCAGTGACATCCCCATTACAGCTCAGCCCTTGGAGGCCTGGGATAATGGCTCATTCCAGAATAGTGCTCTGTTTAGCTATACGTAAATCACGAAATATTCGCACAACACCAAGAGTGCAATCCAAGCGGAAATTATTGGACAATGAGCCAGACTCCTAAAAGAGTTTTCTGTCTGTGGAGTGAAAGCATCTTGCACCATATAGCTTAGCACAAACTACACATTGTAGGTCATTTGGGAAGGTTTCTAGTTTGCTCTTAGCATTCATACAGACTAGTACAAGAAGCTTTCTAGGACTTTAAGTGCTTTTTTTGTAAGCataacaaaccaaaaccaagaaaacactaaaaattaaatatatttattttaaattgataGGATAAACCCAGGCGAAACAGAAGTGGAGCTGTAAATAACAGCAAAGGGCTTTCCACACTATCTGCAATTACAAATACACCAAGAAATATTACTGACGTGAAGTTGTAGCATTTTGTTGAAAACACATCAATCCTAAAAATAAGTTCAACAATTAACCCTAGCAACACATCAGCTTTTTTCTTAAGCTACTCAAGTGCTACATGACAATTTTCAAGTCAACAAACAGAActgtaaagaaaatttaaaaatttattaaaattaccTTCTAATTTAAAACGCAAGCAAAATTAGAGAGAGGCCCACCTCCCTTTTCTATGATTTCTAACCAGGCAATGAAAAACACCTCCCTTCACcttcctttaaaaagtaaattaggTAACAGCAGCTCTCCTATGAAGGCAGTCATATGAAAAGActgaatttatttccattttatcatTAGCTCTAAGCCTCCCACTTCTTGACACTGACATACTGGGCTTCTAGACAGCTCTGACATTCTTTTTTCTACTCCACCCCACAGTACTTTGCAGTGAGGACAAAACTCTCTACGTTTAAGTCTTGGCTATTCCAAGTCTGGCACTGACACTCAGCTGAACCTGAATTCCAAAGATCGTCCTTAGGAAATCAGCTTAAATAGAATCTGTTCAATGCATCATGCTGTTAAACCCCTAGTTTTTAGCTTGTAAACAGGGAAAAAGTCTGCTTACTCCTTCACTTCCTGAACTGACTTAAATCATCATTAAGACAAGAGACATCCTTGTCAGTTCCATAAGACAACCCTTGCTTCTGCCTTTTCAACTGGTCCAAGCCAGCATTTACTGCTTTCTCAGTGGTGTCACAACCATGTATAGAGTAATGCTTAGCCATCAGACCACCTGGTCACTGACAGGTGTGTGTCTATAAAGATCacctgatttaatttttttgcatatttaaatgAAGTGCATGGCACAAAAAAGGCTACATAGCCAGAACATCAGGTGATAGGTACCATTGTAAATAAACAGTCAGTAAAAAGGCATGGTCTCACTGTATTTCTCCTTTGGGATGCagtagaaaaatacatatttaaactAATTCCACCCAGGGGGGACAAGTATTTGAGCATTCAACATTACTACCACATACAAACTTCAAAATCTTGTGTTCAAAAATACTTGCAGGTTTTACTTTGTAAGGAACAAATAAACACTAGGAACAAAAATGGCGTGCTCCTCTGCAAACCCAGGAAATTCACATGGAAAATTCCAACAGGGAATTTTCCTTTTGTACATGAAAGCAAGATTTCACATGTATTTTTATAGATAAAACATCCCTTGGGGAAAGGGCTATACAGTCTTCCTTGCACATGCACTTCTAGTAATTCCAAGATAATAATTTGTTGCCATCTCTAGGACTACAAAGAAGCATGCAGCTGGCAGTAGGCAGTGAGTACCTATGCACTCAAACCCAGAGCCTTTTTTTGTGCCATAAACATGCGGGGTATCTAGGCAATGCATGGAGTAAGAAGGCCCCTCTGTGGTCATACGaagaaatttcagtttctgaatttCATTCAGTCTCCCTTCTGTTGACTTTTGTCTCTTCGACTGTGAACTAAACAGAAGTGGTCCAGCACATTCAGCTCTAGCTATTGCACTCTTCTGTCCACCTGAAAGTAACAGCAACCTTGGAATTTTGTTTACCTTTTCCAATACATCGGTCTGTTCTCAATCCCATTTCAGTTTCTCGATTAGCCACCAATATTTTTAGACATCTGAATAATCAGCTTTGTTGGAAAGCTGGATGCATTGAGTAATGCCTTGGATCAACTGTCTAACGATGTAAGATTTCAACATATAGCTTAGCTTGTGCCCGAGACTAAAATTTTGGTCTACCAATGTCAGCAAGCATCTTAAAATTTTAACCTCAGTAGAGGAAAATGGATGTATTTAAAGATGTATTGAGTATTATGGAGAAATGGTCAATCAGCACAAAATGCAATGGTGAGCACAATAGAGGTACTGCTGCACGTATCACAACACCTCTGAGGAATCCAAGAAACAGAGGCAATGCTGGAAACTCAGACTGCTTGCAATTCCCTATCACCTATACCCACAAATGAGAAATGTATAAAAAGCCATGGGTAGGTGCCCAGAAAATCTTACCACCTTTTGTTGATGCTGTTCAGGAGCCTGCAGACAACAGAGAGACTGGCAAAGCTAAGCTCAGTTTTACTAAGCTGCTACTTTGAATAGGCCCTGGATAAGCAACAGTGGAGTTCAGGCTtctgagggaggaagggagaaagagttatgctgggggaagaagaaagctgCAGGGAAGGATGACACTTTGACAAGTAACAGACAGCATGGGCATTACTAATAATCTTTTCTGAGTCAATTCACTGCTTTTTGCTGTTCAAATGAGATGCTGCTACCCATCTGAAAAGTTTCCTCCTATATCAGAACTAGATGCATTGGCCTTAAATACAGCACTTCAGactaaaataattctgaaagaTTTTCAGGAACCCTGcggtttttttaataacagcaaTACCTGATCTGTCTTCCACCTCTTCTAGGAAGAAGACAGATATTCTAAGCTAGGTCATCTTACAACAGATACCTGTGCTCAGAAAAGCTGACTCCTGAATCAGGCTTTCAAATTAAACATAGCAAATACTTTCTAGCTAGACATACAGAACCCACTTCCACTCTTCCATTAACCAGACACATAAGCATTCTACTACTCTGTTATTAAACTGATCTCAGCACAGGCTGGAGACAAGCTCATAATCAGCTACCTAGCTCTTTATAGTGGCTCCTTCAACAGAAATTAATGGTCTGGAAAACCCAGCCGAGCAGGAGGTATTCAGAATTTCAAATATAAGGGTTTAAACTCAGACTGACCTGTTGTATTAAATACCAAAATTAGCAAACAGGAGACATCACCGATTTCCATGTATCcttttttgggtgggttttttgggtttgtttgtttttttttttcttcataaaaccAGGCTCTTTCGTAACATACTGTCTCAATTCTTtcaggtttttggggtttttttccttcaaaaccgTGGTGAAAAATGAATGGCCCAGGAGATCCCTCAAGCCTCCTCTTCAATTGCTCAACTCAAACAAATTTCTCTTTGGAAACGTCAGAGCAATGTGGCAAAGAGACACACCTTGAGAACATCCTTTTTGCCACTTTCTACTTCCTGGACTTCATCCTGGCTTTTGTTGGCAATGCCCTGGCTCTTTGGCTCTTCATCCGGGACCAAAAGTCAGGCACACCTGCCAACATTTTCCTGATGCATCTTGCTGTGGCTGACCTGTCCTTTGTGCTGGTACTTCCCACCCGGCTGGTGTACCATTTTTCTGGTAATCATTGGCCATTTGGTGAGATCCCATGCAGACTCACTGGCTTCCTTTTTTACCTCAACATGTATGCCAGTATCTACTTCCTCATGTGTATCAGCGTTGACCGTTTCCTAGCCATTGTGCACCCTGTAAAGTCCATCAAGCTCCGCAGGTCCCTTTATGCCCATTTGGCATGTGCCTTCCTGTGGGTTATAGTTGGGGTTGCAATGGCACCTCTGCTGCTCAGTGTGCAGACAGTTGAGATGAACAACACAACCATCTGCCTGCAGCTCTACAGAGAAAAGGCATCACGTCATGCTCTTGTGTCCTTAGCAGTGGCATTCACCTTCCCATTTTTTACTACAGTGACTTGCTACTTACTAATCATCCGAAGCCTGAAGAGTGGGAACAGAGTTGAGAAACACCTAAAGGAAAAAGCTATCAAAATGATCATCATGGTCCTGATGATctttctggtttgctttgtaCCTTATCATGTCAATCGCTACATTTACATTCTCCATTACAATGGGACCAAAACTTCCTGTGAAACACAGCGTATTCTAGCCCTCAGTAACCGCATCACTTCCTGCCTCACGAGTCTAAATGGTGCCTTTGACCCagtcatgtatttttttgtagCCGAGAAATTCCGTGAGGCTTTGTGCAATCtattttgtgttaaaaagaCTGTCATGTTGCCTCAAACATATGAGGGTAAGACAAATGAAAGCTCATTAAGTGCTAAATCCGAACTGTGAACATGACTCTCGTCACTGCTTTGACTTAAGAACACTATTCCACTAAAATCAGTTGAGGGCGCAAATATGCAGCGAGATAGTCCACCCAGAGTCAAACTCACTCCTGAGGAGGGAAGTTCTGTTGCTTTTATGGGACTGCAATTAGCAAGAACCCCTCTGACAACAGAGGTCACATGTTCTCGTCTTACTGAAACTGCAAACAGAAGTACAGTTCTACTGTACAGTACTGTACAGTTCTACTGATGTGAAACTGAGGGCTGAACACTTAGGAATAGGGAAGGGAGCAAACAGGCTATTAAACGGACTTTTGtcttttggttgtttttttttttaaaaaaaaaaagaactttacTCCCAAAGCATTCAGTAATGACTCTTCCTCTGCACAATGCATACAGTctactttaaaattttatattgtACCAGCAGTAGAGATCCATTCTTGAGATAGACCTGCCTGAAAAGACAACATGCTTGCACATCTTGTTCAAGTCTCCAAATTCAAGTGTTTATACAtagtagacagaaaattgctACTAAATcatggcaagaaaaaaagaccaaaatgCTGCAATGCACCCGACCTGGACTGAAATTAAGACAGgacttagaattttttttacttcttcccAGCATTCAGAGCTGGAGATGAGCACTAAACTTCACACTACCTTTTCTATCTGCCCTCTGCCATTGTCTCCAAGCTGCAGACAGAGTTTGGACAACATCTACTACACTGCCTCTTTTACGTAGTTCCCTGCAAAACATCAGATATCCTGATAACTCTCAAACTAAAGAAGGGAAAAGGGCTGTTTAGGAATACAGCATTCATCCTTACTACATAATGAATCATAAAAGTATGAATCCAAATggcaaaaatgaagaaaagtaagCATATGAAGAAGTGAAGTCTACTTTGTCCAGAAGATTCCTACCTTTGAGGtgttttacaattattttttgtgaCTTATCTAGCAAAACTATTCCTTCACTATGGATAAAGTAGGGATTATCTTAACCATCCTCACTGACACAAATTGCACCCACTGGAATCTCTCTGGAAATGACAGGCAGACTAGGGAAGACCAGGTACAATGAGAATTGGGAAAAAGAACCCAAGAGTTTCCAATAATATTTACTAGAAGACTTCTTCTATGCTATGCAGATAAAAACTACAGGAAATCACATGACAGgtgaattatattttttatgtaCAGATACATACACATGGATATCCCTCTCCTATGCTTTTGGGAATGAGCTCCTTGCCATTTTAGATTTGGTCTACAAATTATGAAATCAAACATACTTTATCTTGCTTGAACTGCTTCAATCCTGGCTGCTTTCCCAAAAACACCCAGGAACCCTCCTAGGTAATACCACAACAGCCCATTTTAACATGCTTATGtgtcaaaagaaaatcaattacGCCCAACTCCAAAAACTAAGGCACAGAAGTTGCATGCAGGATTGAAGAGAAGAGGTAGTTGAGAGGAATCCCTGCTGGTCAGGGTAAAAGTATATaacctttccttcccttcttcaccATCTAGTTAGTGAGAATATAAACTCTAGGAAACTACTAGGCTTTGCTCAAGACATATGAAAGCCTGAAATTAACTATGAATTGTGCAACACTGTCTGCTAACTGCtggattgttttattttcttaccatAGTATGCTTTTGTACAAGTTCCCTTTTTTTACTTCTTACTTCTTAATTAAATGCATTAATCAACCTTTAGGactcatttttatatttctgtatataAAATGAATGATTTCTGAAGACCAGGGGAATCACATGCTGAACAGGCTTTGCTGTAATCCTCATGTTATTCTCTTGGCCTTTTGCTATATCTTGATTTCCTGCTCAGCAGCTTACTTGATAAATAGCCTGCCCAGGATCACATAATCCCTTTTTCTCACTTGATATTCAGCCTTTTGCCTGAAAtccctttcttctccagaaTCCATCCACTAGCTACTAAAATCTGAGTTTCTGCTTCCTACATGTTTCACTGGATGAGGAACACCGTTCTTCACTCCATTTCCATCTCCTAACAGGCTATTCCTTAAAGCTTCTTCTGTACATTTTCAAGCTTTACCTTTCAGTATACAAGCAACTGACCACTCTCAACATCTCACTACTGTGTCAATAACATACTGATAAAACTTTCAGAGCTCCTGCACTATCTTACCTGCCAGCATTCTTCACAAAACCCAGGTCAGCAAGTGCTACATCGCAGAGCTCACAGCGGAAACATTCTGGGTGCCAGTTATTGTTCATTGCCTTGATAACACGCCCAATGATGAACTCACCtgcaaaaggaaagcaacaTCTTAAGATGCATACAGAAAACAGCCTTATCAAAAGTCTACTGCCCTTCATAATCCTTGTACTTTAATTCCACAAGAACTATTACAGTCTAACTTTGAAAAAACCCAATTAGTCCCAGAACCAGCATACCCCAAATTACTGCTGGTATCATGCTTTGTTTCCCTCCAGAGCTCCTGCTCTTTAAAATGACCTCAACAATCCCAACCCAGGCCCAGATGTCACTGCAATGGTGGGAGGTTTGCATAGCCATGTAGCTGTTAACCCACAGTGCTGACATGCACCACATCTTACCACATTCCCCGCAGCAAGGAGCAAACAGCATCTGAAAGTCATGCTCACAGTACTTCCGA
It includes:
- the GPR17 gene encoding uracil nucleotide/cysteinyl leukotriene receptor, with protein sequence MNGPGDPSSLLFNCSTQTNFSLETSEQCGKETHLENILFATFYFLDFILAFVGNALALWLFIRDQKSGTPANIFLMHLAVADLSFVLVLPTRLVYHFSGNHWPFGEIPCRLTGFLFYLNMYASIYFLMCISVDRFLAIVHPVKSIKLRRSLYAHLACAFLWVIVGVAMAPLLLSVQTVEMNNTTICLQLYREKASRHALVSLAVAFTFPFFTTVTCYLLIIRSLKSGNRVEKHLKEKAIKMIIMVLMIFLVCFVPYHVNRYIYILHYNGTKTSCETQRILALSNRITSCLTSLNGAFDPVMYFFVAEKFREALCNLFCVKKTVMLPQTYEGKTNESSLSAKSEL